The genomic DNA ACGTGACTACGCTATTACTGCTGGTGATTGCAGTACAGACACCGGTATATCATTTTGTTTACAGCCATTACGCATTTGCTGCCAGACTTTTTCTCTACCAGTTCGGTCGTGGTGATCGAGCTGAGAGACGAATCATTAGAGCCTGCAGTGCCGGAGTCAGTTACAGTGCCTGGTTGAAGTGCTCATCTACGCTCTCGGATTGCTGCTGGTGGTCAGAGCAACTGAGTCTTGAGTCTGCGCTGCCATTCGGTGGGCCAGGTCGAGGGTAAGGGGTGATAGTAAGGCAGTGGCGGACGTTACTAGTCATGAAAAGGAGGTCATTTCCAAATCACAACATGAACCCTAGCATGAATTGGAATCGGATGGCAGGGAGAGAGCTGATCCCCAGCTCTCCTTAACAGTACTGATCCAACTGTAGAGCCTGGAGGCCATCAAAGTCTATCCGACTATCGCCGCAGCAGAAATGGGCGACAATATGGAGCATGTGATTCAAAACAGACAGGCACAGGAAGGCAGGCAGGAAGGCAGGCAAAGGAAGTGCGATATAACGAAAATTTCAATCTGAAAATGTCCATATGCATTAAGATCTTATTTGGTGATTGATTAGTCTACacagatcacctgatcaacTAGAGTCAGCCTTGTCCACAGGCCTTCTCAGTCACCGTGGCTTTTAAGAGATCGCCCAGCAACTGGAATTCGCTGCAATAGCACTGAAGACTCATCTTACATGTTTGTAAAAACCAGTCTCATACCGCAGACCACAAATTATTTTCTTCAGTATTCAGATATACGAGCAGCACAACACCTTGAACGACTCTACCGAATCCGACTTCCAAACTCGTAACTTTGCAGTAGAAGTGAACCATGCGTCTGCTCCACACCGATACACTCGAAATCAGCCAATTCCACCAGATCCCGCCATACGCCATCCTCTCGCACACctggggagatgatggtgagGACGTGACCTATGAGGACATCAGAGACAAGGTTCTCACGACAGGAAAACCAGGATACAGCAAAATCAAGAACACATGTTTGCGAGCCGCTGAAGATGGGTTGGACCATGTCTGGATTGACAGCTGCTGTATTGATAAATCTAGCAGTGCAGAATTATCGGAAGCGCTGAATTCAATGTACGCTTGGTACCAGGAAGCAGAAGTATGCTATGTCTACTTGGTCGATGTGCCACACGGGTCTGACCGGAGTGTGATTTCGAAAAGCAGATGGTTCACTAGAGGATGGACACTGCAGGAGCTGATCGCCCCGTCGGATGTGATTTTTCTGGATAACGAGTGGCGTGAGATCGGGACCAAGTCTGACTTGCGGGAGGTAATATCTGAGATTACTGGAATTCCGGTTAATATCCTCCTGGGCGATGATCCAGGTCAAGCCAGCATCGCCCAGCGGATGTCCTGGGCGGCAAGTAGGGTGACAAAAAGGATTGAAGATCGTGCTTATTCGCTCATGGGTCTCTTCGGAGTCAACATGCCTATGCTCTATGGAGAACGAGAGAGAGCATTCATCAGACTCCAGGAAGAGATCATGAAGGCTTCAAACGATCACAGCATCTTCGCATGGATGTCCCCTGAGACTAACAGCGGTCCTTTGGCAAGCTCTCCAAATGCATTTGCCGACTCCCGAGATATCGTCCTAGTCGATGCGTTAAATACATTCGACAACCACGCAACAGTGACTAGTCAAGGAATTCAATTGACGGTTCCATTTATGGGGGTAGGACAAGAGGCGGTGGGTCTCGCTATGCTCAATTGTGCAAGGAGCAGCAGACCAGGCTGGTTCATCGCAATCTACTTGCGAGATATATCATTGACAATGCGGAATTTCGAACGAGTTCGGTGCGAAGAGCTCAAACTGGTAAATCCAAAGAGCTTCAACCCACTTATCTACCCATCTCGCGAGATGTATATACGGAACAACCGCCCAAAGATAAAGGTGATACCTGAACGTTCAGAGATATGTGTGCTTGACTTGCAGGGAATACGTACCAACAACCTTCACTTTCATGCCGCATGGGAGTTGTCTAATGGGACACTCGCAGCTGCTATTCCTAAGATAGATGATACAATATGTGGTCGAATACTTGTGTCGTCTACTGATGGGGCTTGGTCCCGAATCTTGCTGAGGCGAAGTGAAGGACGCCTTTCTGCAGAGGTCTCGTCTATCGAGCCGCAACGACAGAGCGAGACGGGTGATATAACGCAAAGAGTCTCAAGTCAAAAGCGATTATCTGTTGCGATTCAAAAGAAATTACGGCAGAATAATCTCTTTTGGACAGTGCGGATCGGTCATGCGCCTCCAGAATGTGACCCCTACGAAGGAATACAGTTCAGCCAAATGATGGTGCTAGATAGAGCATctgaagacgaagaactcTTATTTGCCGCAAGTCATGGTGTTGAGCAGATCGTCAAGCTTCTCATTGCTCAGAAGGATGTAAAGATGAACTGCAAAGATTCCTTGGGGGCGTTAATTGCACGTGCTGCAGAAGGGGGCCACCTCAACGTTGTCAGGCTACTACTTGAGATTGGTGCCCAGCCAGAGTCTTTTGACATTGAGAGACGCAGTCCAATTCATTATGCCGCGGCAAATGGCCATACGGATATTGTCAGTTTATTGCTGGCTCGAGGGGTGAATGTCAACTTAAAGGATAAGGATCTGTGGACCCCGCTGGCCCATGCAGCAGCGAGAGGACAGGATTTGATGGTGCAGCTTTTCCTCAGCCGCTCGGACACCAGTATAGATATACATGACAAGTACAGGCGCACTCCACTACTGCAAGCGGCACGAGAAGGTCATGTCGAGATTGTCAAAATGCTTCTCGGGTCTGGGAGTGATCCGAACTCTGAAGACCAGGATGGCATGACTCCGCTATTATTTGCAGCACGCAATGGACACGAGGTCATTTTGAAGGAGCTTTTCAACACAGGAAAAGTTCACATCAACTTGGCGGGTGAGAAAGGGAGGCCTTTGCTACAGCTAGCAGCTGAAAATGGCAGAACAGAAGTCTTGCGTATGCTGTTCGCGACAGGGAAAGCTGATCCTCTGTTTCATAGGGCGAAGCTTAGTGGTCTGCCACTCCAGCTAGCAGCAAAGCATGGCCATGCATCCGTGATAAGAGAGCTGCTTGATACTCAGCCTTTGGATCGAAAAGATGGAGCTGGACTACTACAAGTAGCTGCAAGCAATGGGCATGCCGCAGTAGTACGGGAGCTTCTGGCCACGAAAGGAATCATTATGCATACCAGATACGAAAACGAAAACACATTGTTGCATCTAGCAGCTGAAAATGGACACAAAGACGTGGTTAAAGAGCTCCTCACGGACATAAGAGTCGATCCCGATTCCAAGAATAAAGAGGGAAAAACGCCCCTCCACGCAGCTGCAAGACACAGCCATATCGAAGTCATTCAGGAGCTACTTGCAACCGGAAGGACTTACGCAGACTGCAAGGATAATGTTGGAATGACTCCTCTGCAATTAGCGGCTTGTCATGGGAATCAATGGGTGgtttggctgctgctgatcAGAAAAGATGTTGATGCCAATTATGAGCATTCACGAGGAATGACACCCTTGCGCTTAGCAGCAAAAAACGGGCACGCCGCGGTTACGCGTCTACTACTTGCTATAGGCATGGTTGACGCGGATGTCCAAGACTTGGAGGGGAAAACACCATTCTGGTGTGCGGTGGTGTATGGTCATCACAAGGTCATAAGGGAATTTCTTAAGGTCGGGAAAGGTGACTTAGACTCCACAGACGGCAGCCGATATCCAGCAGTATGGCACGCAGCGCTGTATGGAAAGGCAGCGGTCTTTGAAGAGTTACTCAATGTGGGAGAGGTGAACTTGGAGTCCACACCAGCTTCAAAATGGACATTACTCCATCTTGCAGTGATCCATGGTCGGAAATATTCCGTGGAGTTATTGCTTACAAAGGCCAAAGTTAACCCGCAACCAGAGGATAACGAGAAGAAAACACCATTATGGTTTGCCGCAAATCTTGGCCACTATGAGATAGTCGAAGACCTTCTTGAAATTGGCAAATGCAACCCAAGCTGTGAGGACAAAGATAAAACGACGCCACTGCATATGGCAGCAGCCAAAGGACATAAGGAAATAGTGAGGAAGCTACTTGCGACAGGTCAAGTTAACCCATGGGCAAAGGACAGTGCTGGGAAGACTCCGATCAGCTTGGCAAAACGCAATGGCTTCCGTGGAATTGTGGAGGAGTTCTCTAGAATAGACACAGCTGGTCCACGATATGAAAACAGTGGAAATACTTCATTGTCACGGCAGGTCAGTGAAGATAAGCACCAGGAAGTCATGGAAAAGCCGCTCGAGACAAACATGGCAAATGCTGTAGGAAAGAGGATGCTGATACGGAACATCTTTAACAAGAACAAAAAATGAGCAACACCGACTGTTTGCCAATATGGTATCTTTTGTGTAAGTATCTGAGCTAGACCTTCAAAAACATCTGGTCAAATCAATCACCTCCCACTTGCCAGTTTCGGTTAAGGGTAAGATCGGAATACTTCACCTCCCATCCCAGAAATACCCAGCTTCAACCTCTCCCCAAGCAACCGGCCGTGCAAAGATGATTCTCGCCGGCTTTCACGGTAAATTTGGCAAGAGGAATATTTCATCCATTGCGAGTGGGCCCTGTAGGACAACTGTAATACTTAGCCTGCATTTCATCCTAGTTAACATGAAGCTCATAATCGAAGATCAGTTGAGTCAATTGACGACAAAATTTCCCTGACGTCTGTCCCTGTTCAATACATCTCGAAATCTACGAGCACGTCAAAACGCAAGACATACATAATGAGCGATCTTGTGACTCACAAGACCAAGATTGAATGGTTATACCGCGTCCATCATACAACGGCGCAATGCCAATTAATGGCATTCAAGCCGCTGATACTTTCATCCCCTGGCCGCATTTCTCTTAATTCCTGTTGTCAAGCAAGAGACACATGATAGCTGAAGCTTAAAGGCGGAATCACGAACAAGCCATGCTGTATAACATACAGGCTGTCTTCAAGTTCGAGTTCCCCCTGGCAGACATGATGACATCCGCGGAGGGCCGCAGCCAGCAGAGATAAGAAGCGAAACTTTTCACAGATCTTCATGGCTGTACAATCAGCATTATATCGGCATTCGGACCAATTCCCAGTAGTGCGATGAAGTTGTTTGTCCTTATACTGCACATACTGCACACATTTTAGAGCGCCGATATAGAATATGGCTGATAAGTGTCGACTCGGAGAAACAGTACCGGGATACCGAGAATAATATAATAGGCTTTTTTTGAATTTCCGATAATCTTCGATAGTGGATTCCTTGTTTTTTCTGTGGATCAAATTTTCCAACTTCCTGATACGGCAATGGGTGGAAATGATACTTGTTGGAAAAATTCGGTGAAGATGGAAAATTCTTCAATGTGTCAGGAGGCAAAGAAAAGGGCAAGTTTTTTCTGTTTCTAGCTGCTCAACATTATATGTGTAGAGTTATTTGTCGGAGAGCTCGAGGGCCACCAAGACCGGCGATTGACATGTCACCTCGACTTCAACCACCATCCCTAGTCCCCATTAGCCAAAGTACGCGACAACAATGGCTCTTCCTTGCTTTGAGACTGGCAATCATGAAGTTCTTTCAGGGTCTGCGGCTCCACTTTATGATATTCTCTACGTTCTATTTCCTTGAAATCATCCATTCATGGTGACGCAATTGTGGATATCATGGCTTTGGAAGTAGCATTTCAAGGTCTTCCATCGGCGCCACCAGACCTCAATGGACTCACGAAGACATACATAAAGCAGTTCGCGCTTTTGCGTCTGCGTCTgcttttgatttttttttttttacctgTTCGTTGTCGTTTTCCGTTGTTGCTTGTGCTAGCGTTGTCTAACCATTTCGATGGCCTCAACCTTAGAACAAACCACGCTCTCCCGCGGAAGCGGACCAAGAAGCCCGGAAGACCCTTCCACCGGTCCTAGAAGTGGCAAGCCATCTACCGACAATGAGCATAGCCTCAACAACCAATCCCAAGGCCACAATGCCACTGGCAACGGCAACAATGTGAACCGTGATTCCGGCCACGACACTCTAGGATCAGAGACTCCCGCTGTAACAGGGGAAGATCACGAGAAGGACGATGCAACGGGTACAAATCCCGACTTCTCGCTTGCGGGCCCGTACAATAATGCGCAGGGCGTCTATGTCTCGCCGGAGTACTTACAGAATGACCCGAACTATGATAAATTGCATGATGAGCCGCTGTGGAGTTTGGCGCAGTCGTTTCCCAGGGTTGTTAGGCCGGGAATGAGGATTAGGGGGGATAAGGGGGGGCAGGTTGTTGCGACGCAGACTGTATGTCCCATTCTATCAATATCACTGGGAATGGTACGGAAGAGACTAATGTTGAACAGGGAACACCGGAAGAAGCACAGGAAACCGCTGCATCGCCCGAGAAACATGATGCGGAATTTGGGAAAGAGGGCAAGGGAGAAGACCCAGCGCATAAAGTCTCGAAACCGCAACACGGTGACTTTTTCAATACCTGGGGTCGCATCCGCAACATATTTCGCGAGTTCTTGGGTGAATTACTTGGAGTAAGTCCAACTACAAGAATCACTACAACAACACACTAACCTAATAACAACGTAGGCAACTATCGCCCTTCTAATCGGCCTTTGCGCCTCTCTCTCCCGCGTAACCTCCCAAGAACAAGCCGGCACCTTCGAATCCCAATCCTGGGCCTGGGGCTTCGGCTTCATGGTCGGCATCTACGTCGCCGGTGGTATTTCCGGAGGTCACCTCAATCCAGCAATCAGCGTCGCGCTCTCCGTCTTCCGAGGATTTCCCGTCCGCTTGTGTGTTCAATATGTATTCGCGCAGATTCTCGCTGCGCTAGCTTCGGGCGGCATCGAGTACGGTATCTACTATAATTCCATCTTGCACATCGCGAGCGTGAACCAGCAAACGCCCGCGCATATCATGGATAGTGTGTTTTACACCATGCCGAAGCAGTGGGTGCACCCTGCGGCGGCTTTTTTCAATGAGTTTGTGGGGACGGGGATCCTCGTTTGCACGATTCTCGCGCTGGGTGATCATACCAATGCGCCGCCGGGAGCGGGTATGCAGGCGTTTTTGGTCGGGTTGCTGATTATGATTCTGTGTGTTGCGTTGGGGTATAATACCGGAGGGTACGTCTTTCCCTTCCGCCAACCCTTCTCCGATTTGAACGTGATATACTAACAGGCAAAGATGCTTTAATCCAGCCCGAGACTTCGGCCCGCGCCTCTTCGCGCTGATGGCCGGCTACGGGGGGAGACTGTTCACGCAGCAGCACGCGTGGTGGGTCTGGGGTTCCTGGGTCGCTGATATCGCGGGTGCGCTCTTTGGCGCGTTCATATACGATCTGTTCATTTTCACGGGTGGTGAAAGCCCCGTGAATTACCCGCCCATACGGCGGAGGCGCGCTTTTACTGTTAAGAAGACGAAGCTGAAAAGCAAGCTGCTGGGGCGGAAGAGGCATGAGACTGCGGATATTGAAGCTGCGCTTGGGGAAGATGAGCATCGCTGATTTTGGCTTTGtcgtgatgatgatgatgctgataTTCATTCATTTCATTCCATTTTATTGAAAACAATGGATATCCAGATACACGCGGGTCCATCCAAAATTGAAATGGACGGTCAACAGATTTCCTACCCTAGGTCCAACCAAACACACTCAGTGATGTGTCGTTTTAATCCTCCCACTCTTCGTCCAACTGATCGATCAATCGATTCTCAGCGTCCACATCATTCCGGTCTCCGCGATTGATGAAACTGCCGCGACGAGTATCGGCTGCGCCGCCGTTCATCCGGTCATAGCCACTGGAAGATCGTTTGAGGCGGAAGATATTGCCTaaggatgagaagagaaTGATGGCCATGTCCTGTGATTTTAGAGAAAAGTGTCGTTAGCTTAATTCTTAATTCAAGAGATGGCGTTTCGGTTCCATAATCAAACAGTGACAGTAACTGTTATATTAAAGAATAAAGAAAGTAAATAGGAGGGGTGGGGGGACAGTCTAATGTCCAGACGTGGTTATTGACGGCCTATACAGACATAGTCGCTATGCAAAGTACAACAGTTTCTGGTTGCAGTTTCCAAGAAAGTCACGAAACACCCATGATCAACACAGGTCTAGCTTCCTTTTATATATCCAGCTTAGACCAGCCAAGACAAGATATCCAATGTCTAATCCACCCTCGAAACCGGTAACTTTGCATTGCCATACTCCTGAAAAGAGCCTCGACCGCGACGTCTGGACGAGAACGATTTCCGAAATGGTATCAACACCAGGATACTTACTTTGATGAAGTCCACCATTCCGGCCCAGAGACTGTAATTGGGGCACTGTCTCCAGCCGCGCTGGTGCATGACGGTTCGTTGGTAGGCACAGCCTCCAAGCAGATATGCTGCGACCGCGATGAGGGCACTATACATGTCAGCTTTCTAAAAGCGAGGGGAATGTGTGTAATGTTCACTCACATAACGCCAAACACACCCGCAGGTCCTAGACCCTGGCCATCCGGACCTGGGGCCATGCCTCCACATGCAACTGAGCTCCGGACTTCGAAGAAGTATGTGCACTCGTCCATTGTTCCGACGTATGATATGGCCGTTTGAGAGGCGTGGGCATCGCGATCGCAGAGGAAGGACATGATGGTGGACTTGGTTCGGGTATCATCGTCTGAGGAGTCGCTGGAGCAGGGCGAACCATTGGTGTAATTAAGGACGAGCTTGCGGCCGCGAAAGAAGGGATCGGATGCTTGTTGTCTGCAATTGTTCATCAGTGTCTCTATTCTTAATTGTAGTTAAACAATGGATACACACCCAATGGAATAAACCTCCCCATCCAACTCATAATAAGCACTAACATTCTTCCACCGCGCCTTCTCAACCCTCACCACATCCTCGAGCTCCTCAATCACCGGCGCACAGATATTTATGGTGAAATTGGACGGATAGTCATGACCTCGCGCATGCCAGCTCTCCTCCGGCCCTCCCTTGTATGTCTTCTCCCCATCTTTCGACTCGGGCGGGGTTAACGAGATCGCGCTCAGATCGTAGTACAAGCCGGTGGTTGGAGAGCGTGCAACGCAGGGGGCGAGGGATTCTGAGGAGTCCGAGGCTGCAGTGACTGGGATATAAGATGCTGCTAAGAGAAGGGCGCTCTGGATGAGCGAGCTGGTTGATAGCTTCATGGCGATCCGGATCACCGCGACACGACAGAGACAATCGATCTGTCAATCAGTAAGTACTcaagagatgaatgagaaGCAATATAGATGAGATTATTAATCCCTGTGTCCGAAATGGAAGAATCAGACGAGACAGAGAGTGTGAGAGTTGAAAGAATGCCCAAAGACGTACGATTGCGGAGAAGCTTCAGCCGGAGCCCGCGAGATTTAAATCATCGGTCGTCACTCCCagcttcctctccctctctctcacAGCACCACAGTTCTACCCGGAGAGCATATTCTACCGTCTCCCGGTAATTCATTTCAAAATGCCATCCAAGGAATCCAAATCCGGAATTCCCATTCAGCCCGTTCCTGAGAAGCGCGGCTATGAATTCGGTGGACCGTACGTGTCCTTGATCGAGAGCTTGAGGTATATAAGCTAACATTGAGATCCTGATAGATTTGGAGCTTTTGGAATTATCTTCGGTCTTCCCGTTCTGATCTACGGCTTCACGTTCTTCTGTAACGATGTCTCCGGTTGTCCTGCACCGTCGCTGCTTCACCCGCCCTCCCTGACCGTCGATGCGTTGAAACAAGAAATTGGCTGGCCGGAAGGAGGAATCGCCGCTTTTTATGATACACGGGTCACTCTAGGAGTGCTCAGCTATTATTTGCTGAGCCTTCTCTTGTACGTGTTCCTGCCCGGACATGAGGTGGAGGGCACGGAGTTGGCTTGCGGAGGAAGACACAAGTATAAGTTCAATGGTATGGCCTCTTTGAATTACGGTTGGTTTATCTCTAACGCGATACAGCATTCCTCTCCGCCGTTTTGATTCTCTCGGGCTGTGGTGTTGGCACATACCTATACGGTGCGGAGTTCGTGGTCTGGACTTTCCTGTGGGACAACTACCTGCAGGTCATTACGGCCAATCTGTTGATCTGTACTGTGATCGCGGTCTTTGTCTATGTCATGAGTTTCACCGTCCCCTCACCAGGCGAGAAGAACGCCGAACTCCGACAATTGGCCCCCGGCGGACACACCGGCAACGTCCTGTACGACTTCTTCATCGGACGCGAACTGAACCCTCGTGTGCGGTTGCCTATCCCGTTCGTCAGCGAAAGCTCGCGGACTATCGATATCAAGGTCTGGAATGAGATGAGACCCGGTCTGCTGGGATGGATTATCCTGAACCTCTCCAACATCGCTCGTCAGTACCGGGAATACGGTTACATCACAGACTCGATCGTCCTCGTCACCGTCTTCCAGGCATTCTACGTCTTG from Aspergillus chevalieri M1 DNA, chromosome 1, nearly complete sequence includes the following:
- a CDS encoding uncharacterized protein (COG:S;~EggNog:ENOG410PU9G;~InterPro:IPR002110,IPR036770,IPR020683,IPR010730;~PFAM:PF13857,PF06985,PF12796,PF00023,PF13637, PF13606;~go_function: GO:0005515 - protein binding [Evidence IEA]), yielding MRLLHTDTLEISQFHQIPPYAILSHTWGDDGEDVTYEDIRDKVLTTGKPGYSKIKNTCLRAAEDGLDHVWIDSCCIDKSSSAELSEALNSMYAWYQEAEVCYVYLVDVPHGSDRSVISKSRWFTRGWTLQELIAPSDVIFLDNEWREIGTKSDLREVISEITGIPVNILLGDDPGQASIAQRMSWAASRVTKRIEDRAYSLMGLFGVNMPMLYGERERAFIRLQEEIMKASNDHSIFAWMSPETNSGPLASSPNAFADSRDIVLVDALNTFDNHATVTSQGIQLTVPFMGVGQEAVGLAMLNCARSSRPGWFIAIYLRDISLTMRNFERVRCEELKLVNPKSFNPLIYPSREMYIRNNRPKIKVIPERSEICVLDLQGIRTNNLHFHAAWELSNGTLAAAIPKIDDTICGRILVSSTDGAWSRILLRRSEGRLSAEVSSIEPQRQSETGDITQRVSSQKRLSVAIQKKLRQNNLFWTVRIGHAPPECDPYEGIQFSQMMVLDRASEDEELLFAASHGVEQIVKLLIAQKDVKMNCKDSLGALIARAAEGGHLNVVRLLLEIGAQPESFDIERRSPIHYAAANGHTDIVSLLLARGVNVNLKDKDLWTPLAHAAARGQDLMVQLFLSRSDTSIDIHDKYRRTPLLQAAREGHVEIVKMLLGSGSDPNSEDQDGMTPLLFAARNGHEVILKELFNTGKVHINLAGEKGRPLLQLAAENGRTEVLRMLFATGKADPLFHRAKLSGLPLQLAAKHGHASVIRELLDTQPLDRKDGAGLLQVAASNGHAAVVRELLATKGIIMHTRYENENTLLHLAAENGHKDVVKELLTDIRVDPDSKNKEGKTPLHAAARHSHIEVIQELLATGRTYADCKDNVGMTPLQLAACHGNQWVVWLLLIRKDVDANYEHSRGMTPLRLAAKNGHAAVTRLLLAIGMVDADVQDLEGKTPFWCAVVYGHHKVIREFLKVGKGDLDSTDGSRYPAVWHAALYGKAAVFEELLNVGEVNLESTPASKWTLLHLAVIHGRKYSVELLLTKAKVNPQPEDNEKKTPLWFAANLGHYEIVEDLLEIGKCNPSCEDKDKTTPLHMAAAKGHKEIVRKLLATGQVNPWAKDSAGKTPISLAKRNGFRGIVEEFSRIDTAGPRYENSGNTSLSRQVSEDKHQEVMEKPLETNMANAVGKRMLIRNIFNKNKK
- a CDS encoding putative aquaglyceroporin (COG:G;~EggNog:ENOG410PN7S;~InterPro:IPR023271,IPR022357,IPR000425;~PFAM:PF00230;~TransMembrane:6 (i206-226o246-274i286-304o334-358i370-388o422-442i);~go_component: GO:0016020 - membrane [Evidence IEA];~go_function: GO:0015267 - channel activity [Evidence IEA];~go_process: GO:0055085 - transmembrane transport [Evidence IEA]), coding for MASTLEQTTLSRGSGPRSPEDPSTGPRSGKPSTDNEHSLNNQSQGHNATGNGNNVNRDSGHDTLGSETPAVTGEDHEKDDATGTNPDFSLAGPYNNAQGVYVSPEYLQNDPNYDKLHDEPLWSLAQSFPRVVRPGMRIRGDKGGQVVATQTGTPEEAQETAASPEKHDAEFGKEGKGEDPAHKVSKPQHGDFFNTWGRIRNIFREFLGELLGATIALLIGLCASLSRVTSQEQAGTFESQSWAWGFGFMVGIYVAGGISGGHLNPAISVALSVFRGFPVRLCVQYVFAQILAALASGGIEYGIYYNSILHIASVNQQTPAHIMDSVFYTMPKQWVHPAAAFFNEFVGTGILVCTILALGDHTNAPPGAGMQAFLVGLLIMILCVALGYNTGGCFNPARDFGPRLFALMAGYGGRLFTQQHAWWVWGSWVADIAGALFGAFIYDLFIFTGGESPVNYPPIRRRRAFTVKKTKLKSKLLGRKRHETADIEAALGEDEHR
- the MRL1 gene encoding putative vacuolar sorting receptor (Mrl1) (COG:U;~EggNog:ENOG410PKV8;~InterPro:IPR009011,IPR028927;~PFAM:PF02157,PF09451;~SECRETED:SignalP(1-25);~TransMembrane:2 (n6-17c25/26o211-230i251-272o)) — translated: MKLSTSSLIQSALLLAASYIPVTAASDSSESLAPCVARSPTTGLYYDLSAISLTPPESKDGEKTYKGGPEESWHARGHDYPSNFTINICAPVIEELEDVVRVEKARWKNVSAYYELDGEVYSIGQQASDPFFRGRKLVLNYTNGSPCSSDSSDDDTRTKSTIMSFLCDRDAHASQTAISYVGTMDECTYFFEVRSSVACGGMAPGPDGQGLGPAGVFGVIALIAVAAYLLGGCAYQRTVMHQRGWRQCPNYSLWAGMVDFIKDMAIILFSSLGNIFRLKRSSSGYDRMNGGAADTRRGSFINRGDRNDVDAENRLIDQLDEEWED
- the erg24B gene encoding c-14 sterol reductase (COG:I;~EggNog:ENOG410PFWY;~InterPro:IPR001171,IPR018083;~PFAM:PF01222;~TransMembrane:8 (i21-43o88-106i126-147o159-181i265-284o304-322i334-353o444-463i);~go_component: GO:0016020 - membrane [Evidence IEA];~go_function: GO:0016628 - oxidoreductase activity, acting on the CH-CH group of donors, NAD or NADP as acceptor [Evidence IEA];~go_process: GO:0016126 - sterol biosynthetic process [Evidence IEA];~go_process: GO:0055114 - oxidation-reduction process [Evidence IEA]), which codes for MPSKESKSGIPIQPVPEKRGYEFGGPFGAFGIIFGLPVLIYGFTFFCNDVSGCPAPSLLHPPSLTVDALKQEIGWPEGGIAAFYDTRVTLGVLSYYLLSLLLYVFLPGHEVEGTELACGGRHKYKFNAFLSAVLILSGCGVGTYLYGAEFVVWTFLWDNYLQVITANLLICTVIAVFVYVMSFTVPSPGEKNAELRQLAPGGHTGNVLYDFFIGRELNPRVRLPIPFVSESSRTIDIKVWNEMRPGLLGWIILNLSNIARQYREYGYITDSIVLVTVFQAFYVLDGLYMEPALLTTMDVIMDGFGFMLSFGDLVWVPFIYNFQTRYLAMFPFELGLQGLAMVLGVTAIGYSIFRGANNQKNRFRTNPNDPRCKNLKYIETKSGSKLMISGWWGLARHINYLGDWTMSWAYCLPTGVAGFVMVQSVNPATGVVQKQAVQTPEARGWGMVFTYFYMLYFGILLVHREMRDEEKCKKKYGADWDRYTSLVRSRIIPGIY